The following coding sequences lie in one Alosa sapidissima isolate fAloSap1 chromosome 15, fAloSap1.pri, whole genome shotgun sequence genomic window:
- the LOC121683671 gene encoding interleukin-1 receptor accessory protein, with protein MPCPALRVRSLEEESPIPRRIVDVPPGMVALIISLLSFAVVIEGEATEAATQVNNHSESQCLDWGEVVQPVAVQEGEVGWLRCPLHHNVYNYSSTQASGLNLLWYRKAAGQSLEEPIKLKQYPKDREWLWLEPATQQDSGKYTCMLSNKTFCIRVSMRLEVMPQRNGTCVDQVAVPPKEKRIPLQSMRTFSCPDVDMVQRRNLSYTTTWYHECRTVEGLKRFQMKADGDTVTVYSMYEHLRGNYTCVVSYDKAGRRVNFTRLVHVVAVSNDKVRKEPTILNPAEGQDFIVKQGETAVLTCRALLPYLERETGEVETQYLWWTVDSRRVEDVGDQRFNVTSRMLLNELGDETRDTVLQIRDFKREDLHKNYSCTARNSRGNATSQAVLKEEVEKPYVALICGLSVIIIIMVSMFVIYHVFWLELLLFYRSHFGSDERSTDDKEYDVYISYARQSEEEEFVIKTLRKVLENELGYTVCIFDRDSLPGGTITDETLSFVNACRRQIVVVSPEREVKGTQAMLELRAGLDRMVSGGGLRVILVQYKRISRDSWVRELKRARGVLALVRWEGERSHDLSSRFWKRLQVELPVRRVKGSSSLPLESVTTEQSSVPLKSKEAVKHIGVLSCLKT; from the exons atgccctgccctgccctgcgtGTCAGATCTCTCGAGGAGGAGTCCCCCATCCCGCGGCGGATAGTGGATGTACCACCGGGCAT GGTTGCCCTCAtcatctccctcctctctttcgcTGTGGTGATTGAAGGGGAGGCCACTGAAGCTGCCACTCAAGTTAACAACCACTCAG AGTCTCAGTGTCTGGACTGGGGTGAAGTGGTGCAGCCCGTGGCTGTGCAGGAGGGGGAGGTCGGGTGGCTGCGTTGCCCACTCCACCACAACGTCTACAACTACAGCTCCACGCAAGCCAGCGGCCTCAACCTCCTCTGGTACCGCAAGGCGGCCGGCCAGTCTCTGGAGGAACCCATTAAACTCAAACAGTACCCCAAGGACAGAGAGTGGCTGTGGCTGGAACCGGCCACCCAGCAAGACTCGGGCAAATACACCTGCATGTTGAG CAACAAGACGTTTTGCATCAGGGTGTCCATGAGACTTGAGGTGATGCCGCAGAGAAATGGGACGTGTGTGGACCAGGTGGCTGTACCGCCCAAAGAGAAGCGCATCCCACTCCAGAGTATGAGAACGTTCTCGTGTCCCGACGTCGACATGGTACAGCGCCGCAACCTCAGCTACACCACCACGTGGTACCAT GAATGCAGGACCGTTGAAGGCCTTAAGAGATTTCAAATGAAAGCTGATGGTGACACTGTCACTGTGTATAGCATGTATGAGCATTTACGTGGAAACTACACATGTGTGGTCTCTTATGACAAGGCTGGTCGACGTGTCAACTTCACCAGACTGGTCCACGTTGTCGCCGTGT CCAATGACAAGGTTCGTAAAGAGCCCACCATACTCAACCCGGCCGAGGGGCAAGATTTCATTGTTAAACAAG GAGAGACTGCAGTACTGACCTGTAGGGCCCTGCTGCCCTACCTGGAAAGAGAGACCGGAGAGGTAGAGACGCAGTATCTCTGGTGGACTGTGGACAGCAGAAGAGTGGAGGATGTGGGTGACCAGCGGTTCAACGTCACCTCCAG GATGTTACTCAATGAGTTGGGGGACGAGACCAGAGACACTGTGCTGCAAATTCGTGACTTCAAGCGGGAGGATCTGCACAAAAATTACAGCTGCACCGCTCGCAACAGCCGAGGAAACGCCACAAGCCAAGCTGTCCTCAAGGAGGAGG tgGAGAAGCCATACGTGGCGCTGATCTGTGGGCTGTCTGTGATCATAATCATCATGGTGTCCATGTTTGTCATTTACCACGTCTTCTGGCTGGAGCTGCTACTCTTCTACCGCTCCCACTTTGGCTCCGACGAGAGGTCCACAG ATGATAAGGAGTATGACGTGTACATCTCGTATGCGCGGCAGAGCGAGGAAGAGGAGTTTGTGATCAAGACACTGCGCAAGGTGCTGGAGAACGAGCTGGGCTACACCGTGTGCATCTTCGACAGAGACAGTCTTCCCGGAGGCA CCATAACCGATGAGACTCTGTCTTTCGTGAATGCCTGCCGGCGCCAGATAGTGGTGGTGAGCCCCGAGCGGGAGGTGAAGGGCACCCAGGCCATGCTGGAGCTGCGGGCCGGCCTGGACCGCATGGTGTCCGGCGGAGGCCTGCGGGTCATCCTGGTCCAGTACAAACGCATCAGCCGTGACAGTTGGGTGCGGGAGCTGAAGCGTGCACGTGGCGTTCTGGCGCTGGTGCGCTGGGAGGGCGAGCGCTCGCACGACCTCTCCTCGCGCTTCTGGAAACGCCTCCAGGTGGAGCTGCCCGTCAGGAGGGTCAAGGGGTCGTCGTCGCTGCCGCTGGAGTCAGTGACGACAGAGCAGAGCTCTGTGCCGCTGAAGAGCAAAGAGGCAGTGAAACACATAGGTGTCCTAAGCTGTCTAAAGACATGA